The following coding sequences lie in one Haladaptatus sp. DJG-WS-42 genomic window:
- a CDS encoding endonuclease V, translating into MERLQRELAAVAVFEDDETIDPDTALIAGVDQAFLDDETAVSAIVVMQGGAVVERTSAISPISIPYIPGLLAFREGGPVLDAFEALETMPDLVMFDGSGRIHFRQAGIATHIGVMLDIPSIGVAKSLLCGKPTGSVSGREAGTRVPIEADESVDAPPGEVIGYAVQTRQYPNSKQINPLYVSPGHRVSAATAADLVEATSTQYKLPEPTRLADSYAAEVKRTTDS; encoded by the coding sequence ATGGAGCGTCTCCAGCGCGAACTCGCGGCGGTTGCTGTTTTCGAAGACGATGAGACTATCGACCCCGACACCGCGCTCATCGCCGGGGTTGACCAGGCGTTCCTCGACGACGAAACGGCCGTGAGCGCCATCGTCGTCATGCAAGGGGGCGCGGTCGTAGAGCGCACGTCAGCCATTTCGCCGATTTCAATTCCGTACATTCCAGGCCTGCTCGCCTTCCGCGAGGGCGGGCCGGTTCTCGACGCGTTTGAGGCCCTTGAGACCATGCCCGACCTCGTCATGTTCGACGGCAGCGGGCGCATCCACTTCCGGCAGGCGGGCATCGCCACCCACATCGGCGTCATGCTCGACATTCCGTCGATAGGCGTCGCAAAGAGCCTGCTCTGTGGGAAACCAACGGGTTCGGTTTCCGGCCGTGAGGCTGGCACGCGCGTGCCAATCGAAGCCGACGAGTCCGTGGACGCGCCTCCCGGCGAGGTCATCGGCTACGCCGTCCAGACGCGCCAGTACCCGAATTCAAAGCAAATCAATCCGCTCTACGTGAGTCCGGGCCACCGAGTGAGTGCAGCAACCGCAGCAGACCTCGTGGAAGCAACTTCGACACAATACAAACTGCCAGAACCCACGCGGCTTGCCGACTCCTACGCCGCCGAAGTGAAGCGAACCACTGACAGTTAA
- a CDS encoding rhomboid family intramembrane serine protease, whose protein sequence is MATCDQCGRHENLPYNCRHCGGTYCSDHRLPENHHCPGLENWDDPKGIFASDFDDSVRNEGGRSQAVFDRVNVNTGTGGFLGYFRNNMTFVFLGLMWVWFIIEIAIFPLLVAPQNSPLWRAVFVLTPQHPEYVWTWVTSIFSHGGFTHIAINSIVLYFFGPIVERRVGSMKFTALFLGAGMVAGLSQIGATILTTSAATGGVVGASGAIAALMGVLTVLNPNLRIYLYFIIPMPLWAATALFAGYSVLVSASFGIGAGGVAQLAHLSGLGIGLLYGYLLKQRGERAPEQLQFGGGGRGGPGRRRGPF, encoded by the coding sequence ATGGCGACGTGTGACCAGTGTGGCAGACACGAGAATCTACCCTACAACTGCCGACACTGCGGTGGAACCTATTGTTCTGACCACCGATTACCCGAGAATCACCATTGCCCCGGGCTCGAAAATTGGGACGACCCGAAGGGCATCTTTGCGAGCGACTTCGATGACAGCGTCCGGAACGAGGGTGGCCGCTCTCAGGCCGTGTTCGACCGCGTGAACGTGAACACCGGAACCGGCGGGTTCCTTGGCTACTTCCGCAACAACATGACCTTCGTCTTCCTCGGGCTGATGTGGGTCTGGTTCATCATCGAAATCGCCATCTTCCCGCTGCTGGTCGCCCCCCAGAACTCACCGCTGTGGCGGGCGGTGTTCGTCTTAACTCCGCAACACCCAGAATACGTCTGGACGTGGGTCACGTCCATCTTCTCTCATGGCGGCTTTACGCACATCGCAATCAACAGCATCGTGCTGTACTTCTTCGGTCCGATTGTCGAGCGTCGCGTGGGCTCGATGAAGTTTACCGCGCTCTTTCTCGGAGCCGGGATGGTCGCCGGACTCTCCCAAATCGGCGCGACGATTCTGACCACTTCTGCCGCGACGGGCGGCGTCGTCGGCGCGAGCGGCGCAATCGCCGCACTCATGGGTGTCTTGACGGTGCTCAACCCCAACCTGCGCATCTACCTTTACTTCATCATCCCGATGCCGCTGTGGGCCGCGACGGCGCTGTTCGCGGGCTACTCCGTGCTCGTCTCCGCCTCCTTTGGCATCGGCGCGGGCGGCGTTGCCCAACTCGCCCACCTCTCCGGACTCGGCATCGGCCTCCTCTACGGCTACCTGCTGAAACAACGCGGTGAGCGCGCCCCCGAACAACTCCAATTCGGCGGTGGCGGTCGCGGCGGTCCCGGCCGGAGACGCGGCCCATTCTGA
- the polX gene encoding DNA polymerase/3'-5' exonuclease PolX encodes MSRNHEVASLFEEFADLLDAKGVEYKPRSYRRAAENIREHHRDIEVLAADGQNAVEEISGVGDAISSKVVEYFETGEISELVELRAELPVNMAELTAVEGVGPKSVGKLYDALGITTLDELEEAAKAGRIQEISGFGAKTEENILENIPFARESQNRELLGEARPLAESILAYFEDVSEAEKWEVAGSLRRWKATIGDIDILAASDDPEAVIEAFTDWADVDDVIEAGTQKAAVRSGGLRIDLRVVEVGDFGAALQYFTGSKAHNVHLRNIAIDQNLKMNEYGVFDISDVADPDAGQRVGERVAGETEESMYDALSVPWMPPELREDRGEIETALDGTLPTLIEEVDIRGDLHLHTEWSDGNNTIEEMVDGAAAFGHDYLCISDHATGPGMVGGVGLEDDELLSQLSAVRAVAEDAAIEVFAGVEANIDDEGGISIGDEVADALDLVVASPHSNLDGDATERLVTAVSNPHVAILGHPTGRLLNQRLGLEFDIEEVAKAAAEHDTALEINANPHRLDLSGSMVQQALKHGATISINTDAHRPENYELIRYGVHTARRGWAEADDVLNTWSADDVRDFLG; translated from the coding sequence ATGAGCCGCAACCACGAAGTTGCCTCGCTGTTCGAAGAATTCGCGGATTTACTCGATGCGAAGGGCGTCGAGTACAAGCCGCGGTCGTACCGCCGGGCAGCAGAGAACATCCGCGAACATCACCGCGACATCGAAGTCCTCGCCGCAGACGGACAGAACGCAGTCGAAGAAATTTCGGGCGTCGGCGACGCCATCTCCTCGAAAGTAGTCGAGTACTTCGAAACCGGGGAGATTTCGGAGTTAGTCGAGCTCAGAGCGGAGTTGCCGGTCAACATGGCAGAACTCACCGCCGTCGAAGGTGTCGGCCCGAAAAGCGTGGGTAAGCTCTATGACGCGCTCGGAATCACGACCTTAGACGAGTTGGAGGAAGCCGCGAAAGCCGGAAGAATTCAGGAGATTTCTGGGTTCGGTGCGAAAACCGAGGAGAACATCCTCGAAAACATCCCGTTTGCCCGCGAGTCACAGAACCGCGAACTCCTCGGGGAGGCGCGTCCGCTCGCGGAGTCGATTCTCGCCTACTTCGAGGACGTGTCGGAAGCCGAAAAGTGGGAAGTTGCAGGGTCCTTGCGCCGATGGAAAGCAACCATTGGCGACATCGACATTCTCGCCGCGAGCGACGACCCTGAAGCCGTCATCGAGGCGTTCACCGACTGGGCAGACGTAGACGACGTCATCGAGGCAGGTACGCAAAAGGCAGCCGTCCGCTCTGGAGGCCTCAGAATCGACCTCCGGGTCGTCGAGGTAGGGGATTTCGGCGCGGCGCTCCAGTACTTCACCGGCAGCAAAGCTCACAACGTCCACCTCCGGAACATCGCCATCGACCAGAACCTGAAGATGAACGAGTACGGCGTGTTCGACATCTCAGACGTTGCCGACCCGGACGCTGGCCAGCGGGTTGGCGAGCGCGTGGCGGGTGAGACAGAGGAGAGCATGTACGACGCCCTCTCGGTGCCGTGGATGCCGCCCGAACTGCGCGAAGACCGCGGGGAAATCGAGACAGCGCTCGACGGAACCCTCCCAACGCTCATCGAGGAAGTCGACATCCGCGGCGACCTTCACCTGCACACCGAGTGGTCTGACGGGAACAACACCATCGAAGAGATGGTCGACGGCGCGGCCGCGTTCGGTCACGACTATCTCTGTATCTCAGACCACGCTACCGGCCCGGGGATGGTTGGTGGCGTTGGCTTGGAAGACGACGAACTGCTCTCCCAACTCTCTGCGGTTCGCGCCGTGGCAGAAGACGCCGCCATTGAGGTGTTCGCGGGTGTCGAAGCCAACATCGACGACGAGGGCGGCATCTCGATTGGCGACGAGGTGGCAGACGCACTTGACCTCGTCGTCGCGTCGCCCCACAGCAACTTAGATGGCGATGCGACAGAACGGCTTGTCACTGCCGTCTCGAACCCACACGTGGCCATTCTCGGCCACCCAACCGGCCGCCTGCTCAACCAGCGACTCGGTCTCGAATTCGACATCGAAGAAGTCGCAAAAGCCGCCGCAGAACACGACACGGCGCTCGAAATCAACGCCAATCCCCATCGCCTCGACCTCTCCGGGAGCATGGTCCAACAGGCGCTGAAACACGGCGCCACCATCTCCATCAACACCGACGCCCACCGCCCCGAAAACTACGAACTCATCCGCTACGGCGTTCACACCGCTCGCCGGGGCTGGGCGGAAGCCGACGA
- a CDS encoding DUF5788 family protein: MKEFERKQRLERVEREGATVGADIPDRIVVQGEPLDLRSFVFEIKRLDTVPQGKQAEVDEAKKNLRRERNERKERLEEGDISVEEADDLVSAIIGIDRALNALQQLGPANLEQQISAQQAADQKRWMNFLKQALGKQKSQGRSR, encoded by the coding sequence GTGAAAGAGTTCGAGCGAAAACAGCGCCTTGAACGCGTCGAACGCGAGGGTGCGACGGTGGGTGCGGACATTCCAGACCGCATCGTGGTACAGGGAGAGCCGCTCGACCTGCGGTCGTTCGTCTTCGAGATCAAACGCCTCGACACGGTTCCACAGGGAAAACAGGCCGAGGTTGACGAGGCAAAAAAGAACCTCAGACGCGAGCGAAACGAGCGCAAAGAACGCCTCGAAGAGGGTGACATCTCGGTCGAGGAAGCAGACGACCTCGTGTCCGCGATTATCGGCATCGACCGGGCGCTGAACGCACTTCAGCAACTCGGCCCGGCGAATTTAGAGCAGCAGATATCGGCCCAACAAGCTGCAGACCAGAAACGTTGGATGAACTTCCTGAAACAGGCGCTTGGCAAGCAGAAAAGTCAGGGACGAAGTCGATGA